Part of the Pseudoliparis swirei isolate HS2019 ecotype Mariana Trench chromosome 18, NWPU_hadal_v1, whole genome shotgun sequence genome is shown below.
CTGGGAGCAGCCGCTCAGTTTGCTATTCAGGCACTCGTTaataaaacagttcagctcATCGGAGCCGTCGCCACAGTCGTCCTTATGGTCACAAAGCAATGTCTCGTTGACACAGTTTCCATTATTGCAGGCGTACGCAGTGTCGTTGCATTTTTTCTCtggaaaaagacagaaagaaaggaagagttAATGTCAGGCAGGCATGCACCGATCTGACTTTTTCAATCCAGATACAGATAAACATAGAATTGAGTTAAATACATTCGTCTCATCGTCACTGATACCTGAACTCGCTATTTGAGTCATTGACCCAATATCCCTACAACCAGTGGGGCTGATGTATTTTCAGGAATTCCTTTAAATCCAGTTGTGAAATAGATAAGCACTTCACTTAATATTCATACTTATACTTGATGTGCCTTCTTCATGTGTGCTCTCTGTACTGCTGATCTGCTGTAAGGGCTATAATGTTGTTTGTCCACATTTACATAACACTGGTCTGAATGAATGTACCGATAATGTACAAATAAAAATTAAGCTGTCAGTAAAAGTATGCTTTTGGAGTGGCTGTGTGGAGCTGACCTGGCCCGTTGCAGTGGGGGTTCTTGGGGGCTTCGTCTGAGTGGTCATGGCAGTCAAAGTCTCCATCACACTCCCACGAACTCTTGATGAGGCAGCGTCCATTGGCACAGCGGAACTCGTTGGGTCCACATGTCTGATATTCTGAAGAAGGAAACAGCAAGAGGGTTTAGGACCGTTGAACTCAGTGTTgatagagaggaggaagagagaataaGAGGTCACGGTTGCACTCACCACACTCCTGGGACTCGTCTGACCCATCACTGCAGTCGTTGTCATGGTCACACACAAAGTGTTTGGGGATACACTGTCGGTTTTGGCACATGAACTCATTGTTGCTGCACGTGTTGTTGAACACTGAGACATAGAAATATGTGGTGAGTGAATTATGTAAATACAACCCTATAAGTGCAGAACATGTTGATGTCTTTCTTTGTCTCGGTTATTAAAAAGTTCTTATTTTTACACAATCCACCCCAGCCTGCACTCACCACAGCCGGCTTTGACGCTTTCGTCCGCCCCATCAGGACAGTCTTTATCTCCGTCACACTTCCAACGCTGGGGGATACACATGTGTGATCCAGGACACTGGAACGCCTCGGGACTGCAGGTTTTGGTCTCTGAGTTGGAAAGAGGTTATTAAAGATGATTTTGAAGCCTTTGTTTGCCCTGAGTATTTGTGTATTTGCCAACTCTAAAACAACTTTTCAAGTTTCAGAGGCAGAATGATTGCTTTAAGCTATTACAAAAACCTAAATGATTTGCATACATGCCAGTGTTTTTCGTCCATACTGCACTTTTGTGCAGTGGTCATCAGCTGAACTAAAGCTCTTGTTAAAAGAGTACcacaattagattagattagattagatattcctttattagtcccacaatggggaaattgctggatcacagcagcgggtgtacattagagcattaataatatCCAATATCCACAAACCAGAAAATCCTCCATGTTTTATAATGTATGTTCATACTTTCCACAGATTCTACTGCTGTCAAAATACCGTCAGTGCGAGAAATGTGATCTCTAATTAATcttgtatttgtattcattaaagGTATTAACTCACTGCACTTGCTGTCCTCATCGCTGCTGTCACCACAGTCGTCGGCTCCGTCACACACCCAGCGGTTGGGAATGCAGCGGTGGTTCCCACACTCAAACTGAGAGGCTGAGCAAAATTTATCTAGAGGTCCAGAAAAAATGTTTGTAGTGCAAAATATAAGCTCCAAGACAAAGTAAAAGTCTATTGTTTGTTTGGGCTCGAGTATCTGAACGTACCACAGTGAGCCTCGTCTGCACCATTCTCACAGTCGTTCTCCTTATCACAAGTCCAGCTCATCGGGATACAGCGTCCACTTGGACAGGCAAAGAAGGGCGTTGGACACTTTGTTTTCCCACTCCCTGGCACAGTGACAGAAAGGTCAATGGAGAAAACATAAAAGACTTAAGTCAGTATGAAGAGAAAAATAGAACATTTAATTTACAGTGCAATAATTTACAAGGAGAATTTCCTCCCAAACCACAATTGAATGGATGAAAGCATTCATTGTTTTTGTTCCATTATGAATAATGTAGACtacttgtttattttgtatagaccagaatcacaaattacaaatttgcccttagagggctttacaatctgtacacatgcgacatccctgtgccaggacctcacatcggatcaggaaaaactccccaaaagaTGGTTCTAATCTCTGTGGTAAAATCATTTGTTATGTTTCCCGTGAATAGCACATGCACATTTAGCTGTGAGAAAATGTGAGAATAAAATACCTGGGCAATTTCTTTCATCTGAGAAGTCTCCACAGTCATTAGCTCCATCACACAGCCATGAAGTGGCATAGCAGAGTGTAGTGAACTCGCACTTCTTAAATGTCACTCCTGTCACTCCCAGATGGAAGTAACTGGAACAGTCCGTGGCAGCTTAAAGGAAGAGAGCAGCACTCCTTTATACCATAGCCTGTGAGAAAGCGGCTCCATTTTTCCATAACATCTAGTCATTGCGAATGGATCATTGTAACTTACTGCAGTTCATCTCGTCACTGGTATCCTCACAGTCCACTTTCTGGTTACACTTGCTGGAGTTGGAGATGCAGCCTCCATCTCTGCACTGGAACTGATCGGCTGTGCACAGTGTAGctgacaaacacaaaaacaagagaCGTGTTTTGGTGGAATTTAATTTGTAAATGTCATCTGACTACAGGCAAGAAAAACTTGTTTAATCAGAAGACTTGACTCACTGTTACAGAAGACTTCATCAGAATTGTCACCACAGTCGTCCTGCCCGTTGCACCAAGAGCTATGACCCACACAGCGGCTGTTCACGCACCGTCTATAACTCTTCTTGCACACACGGTTGGCTGACGACGGGAAGGAAACAATATAGACTCAACAtacaaatgtcaacaacaagaacaacgtTGAAACTGTTTTTACTGAGACAAAGGTTACCCTTACCACAGTAGGACTGTTTTTCATCAGACTTGTCCTTGCAGTGGGCCATGCCATCACAGGTCAGGGTGTAGTTAACACAATCTCCATTTCCACACTCAAACTCATCAATGTTGTTACATGTCGTGTTGAGGGCTGTGAGACAAAGACAGGAAAATGCACTTAAGAAGAGTTTTCTACCCCGATCCATGCAATTCAATacaatttattatattttatacagcccaaaatcataaattacacattttcctcagatgagtttacaatctgtacacaaacaaCATCCTCTGTCCTGGCATCTCACAATGGATTCAGGAACAACTCCAACCCAAAAATGAGTGTAACAGaatttattaatataaagagTAGTAGGCATGATGATGTAATATAATCATAATGATAATGAAAGTAATGGTAGTGGCAATAGTAGTAGCAATGCAACTAATACAAAGAATGATAACAGCAGGAGGTGTCGGGCAGGACCATGAAGACCAGATAACCATGATCCATGTCAACAGAAGGAGATAGAGAGAAgtgggcatcagcagggccatgtcAGGGTGCAGGAGGCACGACTCAGGACCCATACAGCTTAAAATAGTGCTCATTCAAATCATCATATGTTATTAGAATAATGTACATAGGATAACTTTGATATAACCTCTTTATATGGTGTCACCTAGCTCTGGCGTCTACATTTTATTGAGCTAAATATTTCTGTTATTGTGATTCCCCGTCATGTTTTACCTATGCAGGTATTGTCTTCCAAAAGTTTCCTGTCGCCACGGCAACTGCAGTTGACCCTTCCCTCAGAGGTCAGCAAACACAGGTCCTGACACCCTCCATTGTTAACACGGCACAAAGAGAACTCACCTATGCAGAGATGAGGAAAGTTAGGGAAGGATATCCACATAAAGCTGcgcatagtaacacacacataaacacacccacacacacacacacacacacagagtgagtcAGCTACACCCTCCACATTCaccctcctgacacacacatgcaaacacacaccctgcctCATGTGCATCCACATCAGCGGACAGATACGCATAAATGTCTCTGCCTCCACTGAATGCATATTTCAATGTGACTCAATCTAAATGGGATTTGCAGCTATTACCACAGGCTCTCTGCTTGTATGCTGGCTGTGGGTATTGCAGCGCGAGAGTCTCCTGAATGAGGCAACTCAACTTGAGGGAGATGATGGATGACAAtatgagagagaagaagaaaaaccacATGGCTGCATTGATTTAAAAGAATACAGACGATGAACTAAAATGGATTTTGTGAAAATATCACTGGGTCATTCTTTATCCATATCACCAGGGCGAGGCATTATGTACTTCAAAAACACTTTCACACTGTCTTCAtacaattcacacacacacacacacacagacagacaggcagacagatatacacacacacacacacacagacacacacacacacacattttgtgaaaaTATCACTGGGTCATACTTCATCCATATCACCAGGGCTAGGCATTATgtactttaaaaacaatatcacactgtcacagacagacacacacatacacacacacacacacacatatatatatacacaaagctGGATCCCACACTGGGAAAAACTCACAGCTATTGGTGTCGTTAGCCACAGCGACGATACCCATTGGCTGCTGAGGTATGTCGGCACGTAGcaccttcatgtctcctcctgtgTATTTGTCGGCCCGGAGCACGGCCCTCCTCACCCAGTCCGTCCAGAAGATGTAGTCACCGTACACGGACAGGCCAAACGGATGGACCGGCTCATTCTTCAACACCACCTGAAGGGGGAAGCACACCCACAGTCACAACCTCATACATTCAGGGATTTCCAGCCTAGCGACAGATAAACAAACTGTAATTAGGCAACCCGTAATACAATTATACTATCGTATATGTGATTTCATTACGCAGCACAATATAAATCGTGATTGTCTGCATGCGATCGTGTATGTTACTCACGTAGCGGTGAGTGCCGTCATACTCGCAGCGCTCAATCTTGTCTAGTGTGGCGTCAGAGAAGTAAAGTTTTTCAGAGCGGTGGTCGATAGCCAGGCCGTTCGGGGTTCGGATATCATTGCCAATGATCACAAGCACGTTGGAACCAGCCAGTGTGGCACGCATAATACTGGGAGACTGCTCATTCCAGTTGGTCCAAAACATGAGGCtgcggagagaagaagaaaaaaaagccatgTGCATGTGAATTTCTTTCATTGTTTTGAATGCAAAGAGGTGTCGTgtgaaattatttattattttaacctCTGACACTCATCAAGGACAAAGGCTCTGGGGTGGTCATCGCCTGACATGTTGACCACGGTGTGCCTGTCAACGGCACCCCAGCGGCTCTGATCCACAGTGTGGCGGGTGATGGTTGAGGTAGTGTAGCTGGTCCAGTACAGCATATCCCAGCCCCTGTGGTAGGCCAAGCCCTCCACTGAACCAACACCTGAAACAAAATGAAGGAATAGAAAGAAATGTGGAATAGGGAcaagaaagggagagggagaagacagAAGAAACAAGAGGGGATGGAAAAGAATCACGTCAATCCCAGTTCTGTGTCAAAAAGCCAAATGTAGACTGTCTGGCAGCAGTTCCGTGTTGGCAGACTGCTGAGGGGCAGCACCGAGTCAGGCCTGTGGACATGACAGCGTGGTATTAATGACCAAGAACACAGTGTGATTCAAGGCTTTTATCCAGCAAATAGCTCACGATAAAGGTCACAATAACAGTTGCAGGCAGCCTTGCGTATTACTTTCCATCGCACTACCTCATCAACAGATGAgaagtaaaaatatatttgttttagctCCAAAGCCGTAGAATTAGTAAGAGGTCACAAAGGCCAGCGGACAGGCAAGAGTCAGCTAAGACGGAGAAACACAACGTTCTGTAGTGGCAGATATAGATCAGCTGCTCTGCTGGTGAaattgtacaaacacacacacacagaatatagTAATAGTTGTCTTCTTGTTGCTGTTGCTGAACAGTGAGGGTCTGATGATTGCAGCAGCCTTTTCCAGGGCTAGGTATGATCTCACTCTATCGGCTCTTGCAGTAGGATCAGTGCGATTCACCACCAGGTGGGACACTTAACACGACACCTCAACATATCCAGTGAAACGCCGTGAACATCAATCAACATTTGTCTCGCTCATGGGAGGAGGCTGTGAATGAACCAAAGCAACTGGAGAGCTGAGCGAAGGCATGCAACGCAAAAACAACCCGCCACTGCTTCTCGTGCCCGTAAATCAATGCTCTAAAAATCAATGAGGAGCAACTTGAAATTCATTCGTCCCCATTTCCTCTTTCTCTGTAAATGAATTATAAAGCTCTAGTCTGCAGCTCTCTCTACTCAAATTCTTGTTGTCCGAAGCCTTTTGCTCTATTTCTGTTTACAATCCTTCAGGTGAGCTGGATTTACAGCTCTTGAGCTCAGCTggttatactatatatatacactgataGCTTTTTATTGTGGTTATCTGCAGTATGTGTGATCGCAGTTTAGTGTTTGCTATCAGACCAGCAGTCAATAATTACCCAGATTTCTGAAGACAAACacatttctctgtctctctctttgtgtgtcatATCTtggtgtgtttaggtgtgtgcaGGGACAAAATACAGAAAATATACAGAAACAATTGGCTATGGGAAAAACTTTGGCTCCATTAGTCCCTCCCACAGAGAGCTGGCCAGCCTTTCTCTCGCCTGCTCTATGATAATCAGTCCAGAGTTCACCTGCCGTTATCTCTGGTTCATCCTCTCTTACTGCCGAGCTATTCACCTCCTTTCATTTCCTTCTCTGCCAGAAGTGTGTGTCTCAGGAGATCCGTTCCTTGGAGGCAAGAGTGAGGCTGATTGTGGAATCGCTGAGCAAGGGTCTGATTGAGATGTCATATGGAGTAGCCGCCTGCTCTGAGGTGACAGGAAATCACACAATCCATGGCATTTAGCGCTCAACACTGGACGCTTTAACAGGAGATGGATGGAAAGCCCAGCAACTAAGAAATCAGGAGTGTGTTGACTTCAATGGAGGTGTCTGATCCCTCAGCTCATCCCAGGTGGAGCTGATTGCCAGGACTGGAGTGGCTTGATTCACATGCAGCACCTTGGAAGCAGCTTGAATTCGCCTATGAAAATGATCATTTGCTGGATATGTTTTAAAGGGGAATGTTAGTTCACAAAGTAgacatgaatgtatgtattatatgcgtgtatttattcatgtaaaTCACATCCACCGTTGATATTGGTAGATTTTTACCATCAACCTTTAAAGGGATGTTATTGGAATTTAGTATGCTGTAAACTGCTGTTGACCACAGTATGAGTAATGCTTCCCATTGGTATTATCAGTAGTTTTATGACCGACTTGAGAATATTAGACCCAACCAAATGCCAACAGTGGCAGTATGACTGGAAAACATCTCCATAACTGAAGGCAGGATGTTGCTGTTGAACTTTACGGGTTCAGAGGATCTACTGGGGAACAGCAGCAACACTGGGCTGGGCAATGTGGAGCAGGTCCTCGTCCCCATTCTAGATGGACTGATTCTGGTGCTGGGAGTTGGCGGGCACACCGTGGTGATAATGATTCTGTGTGGAAGGCGGAGAAATGGAAGGAGACATCTTGGACAGTCCCCTCAAAGCTCCATGACAGGCACAGGAACTGACATCCTCCTGCTGGCGCTGAGCGCTGCGGACCTGCTTTTGCTCTCCATGCTTCCCTTCCACACCGCTGCTATAGCCATGCAGCGATGGCCGTTCGGAGACTTCATGTGTCGTCTGGTGAGCTTCTTGGGATCGGCCTGCTCTTCAGCCAGCGCCTTCACCCTGGCCGTGCTGGCTGCGTCTCGATATCTGACCGTGGTGCGGCCTGCCAGAGCTTTCAGCCTGCTCTCCTCTCGCCGTGTGTCGATAGCTGCGGTGCTCCTCTGGGTGCCGGCCTGCTGCCTGGCTATTCCACAGCTGGTTTTCCGCTTTGTGGGAACCCAACGCCGAACCCCTGATAGCCTCGCTTGCTTTGCTTTCATTTACCACAGAGACCAGCTGATCTATGGATTGTTTCACTTCCTTGTGGCCTTCTTGCTACCACTGGTCACAATTGCGGTGGCATACGGCAGCATCTACATGTTCCTGTTGGGGAGGCAGCACGCCGGCAGGGCTCCCCAAGTGGAGCGTTACCAGAGCAAAGTGACCAAGACGTCGGCCATGTTGGTGCTGGCTTTTACCCTGTGTTGGCTGCCGTCCTACGGACTGACACTGGCCTTATTGGTGGATGAAAGCTCAGGGGCCACTGGTGCCTCTCCGCGCTACGGCCCCTTCAGTGTATTTGCGCGCCTCATGGCGACCTCCTCTACTGTGATCAACCCCATCCTATATGTACTGATGTCCCAAAAGTTCAGACAAGACCTACTGAGGCTCTTCAAGAGGGGAGGGCAAGGAGCCAGTGTTGCTATTGCTTTGGCAGCTGCCTGACAGTGTGACCATCAACAACGAGCTTGATACACCTGGACATCTGACACATAAACATTGGGCAAAACCTGATAGGAATCATTGTAAAACAATTATAAACTGGGCAGCTTTGCTAAAGACTCACCTGAAAAAATTGACACAATCATTACACTGATGAGAAAAGTCGACTTAACAAGGTAACCTCCACCATCTTTGCCTCCAGACAACATTCCCTGGTTGTCTAAACATTGTACAATAAGATCAAACCAGTCGCTCTGGGAGTTGCTGCTCCACGGGGACAGAGGGACAAACAATCCTGAATCATGTTTTCCTTGTAAAACTGTTTCAAGTAAAGGCACATTGGTAAAACATTAATGGTGCACCTGTGTTTTGTTGTGCTGAGATAAGGTCATCTGTGAATCTGTCGGcctgtttataataatatacactctGTTTTCATATCTTTCAATTTGTTTCTAGTTTGGCTACAGAATACAAGCTTTCTGGTTGTGTTTATGTTCTCTGggagtgttttttaaaacaccGGTTTTGGGGTCTGATGATTACAACTACGGTTCTTTGTTATTCACCAAAAAAGTGGAGTAACCAGAAATAACTCTTGACTAATGATGTGAACAATATCCCCTTTGGGAGGGGAAATACACTGTAGATAAACTAGGACATAGGCTGGTGGAGGTTGACTGATAAAAAGACAGGTGGCTGTTAGACTCAATATGAAGGAATACTTACTCTCTACCACAGTCTTGCGGTCGGATCCGTCATCACTGATCCGCTGGATGTTGCCGAAGTGAATGTCGCTGAAGAAGATACGGTTAGCTCcctttcctccacctcctctgtgGTCAAAAG
Proteins encoded:
- the LOC130209099 gene encoding delta-type opioid receptor, with protein sequence MLLLNFTGSEDLLGNSSNTGLGNVEQVLVPILDGLILVLGVGGHTVVIMILCGRRRNGRRHLGQSPQSSMTGTGTDILLLALSAADLLLLSMLPFHTAAIAMQRWPFGDFMCRLVSFLGSACSSASAFTLAVLAASRYLTVVRPARAFSLLSSRRVSIAAVLLWVPACCLAIPQLVFRFVGTQRRTPDSLACFAFIYHRDQLIYGLFHFLVAFLLPLVTIAVAYGSIYMFLLGRQHAGRAPQVERYQSKVTKTSAMLVLAFTLCWLPSYGLTLALLVDESSGATGASPRYGPFSVFARLMATSSTVINPILYVLMSQKFRQDLLRLFKRGGQGASVAIALAAA